A portion of the Paenibacillus marchantiae genome contains these proteins:
- a CDS encoding M15 family metallopeptidase, producing the protein MNTSKRKVKQRRKSSLRFWIVATFLLSIIYVWLQQKGDTYDIWPRTNVQEAVPITGLHPVVAESEKLLVRKAARRGIEIVITHDFRSIDEQDALYNQGRNIAGNIVTNAKGGESYHNYGLAIDFALRTPEGDVVWDMERDDNGNGKPDWLEVVELAKELGFTWGGDWDNFPDYPHLQMDFGLSINDLKRGIRPPVTQ; encoded by the coding sequence ATGAATACATCCAAACGTAAAGTAAAACAGAGACGCAAGAGTAGTCTGCGATTTTGGATCGTAGCTACGTTTTTGCTTTCCATTATATATGTATGGTTACAGCAAAAAGGAGATACCTATGATATTTGGCCACGGACCAATGTACAAGAAGCAGTGCCGATCACTGGACTTCACCCGGTAGTCGCGGAAAGTGAGAAGTTGTTGGTTCGAAAGGCAGCTAGACGAGGAATTGAAATCGTGATTACACATGATTTTCGCAGCATTGATGAACAAGATGCTCTTTATAATCAAGGACGCAACATTGCCGGAAATATCGTTACCAACGCCAAAGGGGGAGAGTCCTATCACAACTATGGTTTAGCCATTGATTTTGCGTTGCGGACTCCTGAAGGAGATGTGGTGTGGGATATGGAACGTGATGATAACGGCAATGGAAAGCCAGATTGGCTGGAAGTTGTGGAACTTGCCAAAGAACTAGGGTTTACGTGGGGAGGAGATTGGGATAACTTTCCGGATTATCCTCACTTGCAGATGGACTTTGGATTAAGCATCAACGATTTGAAGCGTGGGATAAGACCTCCGGTTACGCAGTAA
- the rpsF gene encoding 30S ribosomal protein S6, translating into MRKYEVMYIIRPDVEQEVVQATVDKFQGIISNGGGEVTAHDVMGKRRLAYEIKKFRDGVYVLVHFTAEPAVVTELERLMKISDEVIRYLITNDVKSA; encoded by the coding sequence ATGCGCAAATATGAAGTGATGTACATTATTCGTCCTGATGTTGAGCAAGAAGTTGTTCAAGCTACAGTCGATAAATTCCAAGGCATCATCTCCAACGGCGGTGGTGAAGTTACAGCTCACGACGTTATGGGTAAACGCCGTCTTGCGTATGAGATCAAGAAATTCCGTGATGGTGTTTATGTTTTGGTACACTTCACTGCTGAACCAGCAGTAGTTACTGAACTTGAGCGTCTCATGAAGATTTCTGACGAAGTAATTCGTTATCTCATTACAAACGACGTTAAGTCTGCTTAA
- the ssb gene encoding single-stranded DNA-binding protein, translating into MLNRVILIGRLTRDPELRYTPAGVAVTQFTLAVDRPFTSQGGEKEADFIPVVTWRQLAETCANYLRKGRLAAVEGRIQVRNYENNEGKRVYVTEVIADNVRFLESANRDNNGGGGGGQPMREEPSYGGGGRANNNNNSRSNNQDPFSDDGKPIDISDDDLPF; encoded by the coding sequence TTGTTGAACCGTGTCATTCTGATCGGCCGGTTAACCCGGGATCCTGAGTTGCGTTATACTCCAGCTGGAGTAGCAGTTACGCAATTTACTTTGGCAGTGGACAGACCGTTTACAAGCCAAGGTGGAGAAAAGGAAGCGGATTTCATTCCGGTCGTAACCTGGAGACAGCTTGCTGAGACTTGTGCAAACTATTTGCGCAAAGGACGCCTAGCTGCAGTCGAAGGACGCATTCAAGTACGGAATTACGAGAATAACGAAGGAAAACGTGTATACGTGACCGAAGTCATTGCCGATAACGTCCGTTTCTTGGAGTCAGCTAACCGTGATAATAACGGTGGCGGCGGTGGTGGTCAACCGATGCGTGAAGAGCCTTCTTACGGAGGCGGCGGGCGCGCGAACAATAACAATAATTCGCGTAGCAACAATCAGGATCCTTTTTCCGATGACGGAAAACCGATTGATATATCGGATGATGATTTGCCATTTTAA
- the rpsR gene encoding 30S ribosomal protein S18, whose amino-acid sequence MGFKQREGGDNDKRPARRGGRNKRRKVCFFTANKITHIDYKDTDLLRKFISERGKILPRRVTGTSAKYQRMLTIAIKRSRQIALLPYTTE is encoded by the coding sequence ATGGGCTTCAAGCAAAGAGAAGGCGGAGACAACGATAAAAGACCGGCACGTCGTGGCGGCCGTAATAAACGTCGTAAAGTGTGCTTCTTCACAGCTAACAAAATTACTCACATCGATTATAAAGATACGGACTTGCTTCGTAAATTTATCAGCGAGCGCGGAAAAATTTTGCCACGCCGTGTAACAGGTACTAGCGCTAAATATCAACGCATGCTGACGATTGCCATCAAACGCTCCCGTCAAATCGCATTGCTACCATACACAACTGAGTAG
- a CDS encoding DUF951 domain-containing protein, producing MERKSFQLGDIVQMKKQHPCGSNEMEIIRMGMDIRIKCVGCKHSVLIPRAKFEKNMKKVLRSTEDSSES from the coding sequence GTGGAGCGTAAAAGTTTCCAGCTTGGGGACATTGTGCAGATGAAGAAGCAGCATCCATGTGGCAGTAATGAGATGGAGATTATTCGGATGGGCATGGATATTCGCATCAAGTGTGTAGGATGTAAACACAGCGTATTAATTCCCAGAGCGAAATTCGAGAAAAACATGAAAAAAGTACTTCGTTCGACAGAGGATTCTTCTGAATCCTAA
- a CDS encoding DUF3343 domain-containing protein yields MDEWIDDWMLIAFDSTQQALRAEMLLEFAEIEIDLFPTPKEITAGCALCIQFPKEDLERVKQIIRNEFVEIRGLYFKTADSYDNIPM; encoded by the coding sequence ATGGACGAGTGGATAGATGATTGGATGCTGATTGCTTTTGATTCCACCCAGCAGGCGCTGCGGGCAGAAATGCTGCTGGAGTTTGCCGAGATTGAGATCGACTTATTTCCTACCCCAAAAGAGATCACAGCGGGCTGTGCTCTATGTATTCAGTTTCCAAAAGAAGATCTGGAGAGAGTGAAACAAATCATTCGTAACGAATTTGTGGAGATCCGTGGCCTTTATTTCAAAACCGCTGACAGCTATGATAACATACCCATGTAG
- the yyaC gene encoding spore protease YyaC yields the protein MNPISHSFSSQDMASLKIPHTDPGIHSAIIHRLMFHLYKAHSLQNVVVVCIGTDRSTGDCLGPLVGSSLAKWDSPLFHLYGTLDEPVHAMNLQDTLHKIHTTHHNPYVIGIDACLGQSSSVGCIQVVNGPLKPGAGVNKELPPVGDIHLTGIVNVGGFMEYFVLQNTRLSLVMRMSEIISSSLYSAIREWHTRSTLLAVPE from the coding sequence ATGAATCCCATTTCGCATTCCTTCTCATCTCAAGACATGGCCAGCCTGAAAATCCCACATACAGATCCAGGCATTCACTCAGCCATCATTCATCGTTTAATGTTTCATCTCTATAAAGCCCATTCTTTGCAAAATGTAGTTGTCGTCTGTATCGGTACAGATCGCTCTACTGGGGACTGTCTTGGCCCGCTCGTCGGCTCGTCGCTTGCCAAGTGGGACAGCCCTCTATTTCATCTCTATGGCACATTGGATGAACCCGTACATGCGATGAACCTGCAGGACACCCTTCACAAAATACACACCACACATCACAACCCTTATGTGATCGGTATTGATGCCTGTCTCGGACAGTCTTCGAGTGTTGGGTGTATCCAGGTCGTGAATGGACCTCTCAAACCAGGAGCGGGTGTAAATAAAGAATTACCGCCGGTCGGCGATATCCATCTTACAGGTATCGTTAACGTCGGCGGCTTTATGGAATACTTTGTTTTGCAGAACACACGTCTCAGTCTCGTCATGCGCATGTCCGAGATTATATCCAGCAGTCTCTACTCCGCCATTCGCGAATGGCATACCCGTTCTACTCTGCTTGCTGTGCCAGAGTAA
- a CDS encoding mechanosensitive ion channel family protein, which produces MLPFKFATTTNNESPKDVVKSAISWTDQLWDKVADADMWFNILFSSIRIVIIFIITRIVIKIVSRIIDRTMARKQEGKIRVNPRRFITVGELMKNATSITCNFIMILLLLSEINVKVGPLLASAGVLGLAIGFGAQGLVKDVITGFFIILEDQFAVGDVIQTGTYKGTVEVIGLRTTKLVSWQGEMHIIPNGTIASVTNYSMSNSLAVVDIPMKGEQTLDESVHLVKRALTGIEDRDLNIVKVPDVLGIQSMSTSEYVVRIVAECLPNSRASVERQIQSDVKKTLEYHEMSNQAALEQAAAQEKDEGDGIGGA; this is translated from the coding sequence ATGTTGCCTTTTAAGTTTGCTACGACGACAAACAATGAGTCTCCAAAGGACGTTGTAAAAAGTGCTATAAGCTGGACAGACCAATTATGGGATAAAGTCGCCGACGCGGACATGTGGTTTAACATTCTGTTCAGCTCAATCCGCATCGTTATTATTTTCATTATTACGCGTATTGTGATCAAGATTGTATCACGTATTATAGATCGCACGATGGCACGCAAGCAGGAAGGCAAGATTCGCGTCAATCCGCGGAGATTTATAACGGTGGGAGAGTTGATGAAAAATGCGACCTCCATAACATGTAATTTCATTATGATTCTGTTACTGTTATCTGAGATCAACGTGAAAGTCGGACCATTGTTAGCGAGTGCGGGAGTACTTGGACTGGCTATCGGTTTTGGTGCCCAAGGACTGGTGAAGGATGTTATTACGGGTTTCTTCATTATATTGGAGGATCAATTCGCGGTGGGCGATGTTATTCAAACAGGTACCTATAAAGGAACGGTTGAGGTCATTGGTCTGAGAACAACCAAGCTGGTTAGCTGGCAGGGTGAGATGCACATCATTCCAAATGGTACGATTGCAAGTGTAACTAATTACTCGATGTCTAATTCCCTTGCAGTTGTGGACATTCCCATGAAGGGTGAACAGACCCTGGACGAGTCAGTGCACTTGGTGAAACGAGCTTTGACTGGGATTGAGGATCGAGATCTGAACATCGTTAAAGTACCTGACGTGCTTGGTATCCAGTCGATGTCTACCTCGGAATATGTGGTTCGCATTGTTGCTGAGTGCTTGCCGAACTCCAGGGCATCTGTAGAGCGTCAAATTCAGAGTGATGTGAAGAAAACACTGGAGTATCATGAGATGAGCAATCAGGCAGCATTAGAGCAAGCAGCAGCTCAGGAGAAGGATGAGGGGGATGGCATAGGTGGAGCGTAA
- a CDS encoding ParB/RepB/Spo0J family partition protein, whose product MSKRLGKGLDALIPSLSINDDDKVVEIPISQLRANPYQPRKVFDEDAIHELAESIRQHGVIQPIIVRPVLRGYEIIAGERRFRASQYCGNATVPAVVRNFSDQQVMEIALIENLQRENLNAMEVAVAYQGLMDQFGLTQEELSVKVGKSRSHIANFLRLLSLPEEVKDHVSRGTLSMGHARAIVGVKDESLVKQLAKQTIDQQWSVRELEEAVQQLDRSKTGEAKAKSKLKKKDPFIDTLEESLRERFKTTVKIKHNKDKGKIELNYYSKQDLERLLELLQ is encoded by the coding sequence ATGAGTAAGCGGCTTGGAAAAGGTCTTGATGCCCTCATTCCTTCGCTTTCAATTAATGACGATGATAAAGTCGTAGAAATCCCGATTAGTCAACTGCGGGCAAACCCTTACCAACCTCGTAAAGTATTTGATGAGGATGCGATACATGAACTCGCTGAATCAATCCGTCAACATGGTGTTATACAACCTATTATTGTAAGACCTGTTTTGAGAGGTTATGAGATCATTGCTGGTGAACGTCGTTTCAGAGCTTCCCAATATTGCGGTAATGCCACTGTGCCTGCCGTAGTTCGTAATTTCAGTGATCAGCAGGTTATGGAGATTGCTTTAATCGAGAACTTGCAGCGGGAAAATCTGAATGCGATGGAAGTTGCAGTTGCTTATCAGGGGTTGATGGACCAGTTTGGATTAACCCAAGAAGAGCTCTCCGTAAAAGTGGGTAAGTCACGTTCTCACATCGCTAACTTCCTACGTTTGTTATCATTGCCGGAAGAAGTGAAGGATCATGTTTCACGTGGAACATTGTCAATGGGGCATGCACGTGCAATCGTCGGTGTTAAGGATGAAAGCCTTGTGAAGCAGCTGGCAAAACAAACTATTGATCAGCAGTGGAGTGTACGTGAACTGGAAGAGGCTGTTCAACAATTGGATCGTTCCAAAACGGGTGAAGCGAAAGCCAAATCCAAGTTGAAGAAAAAAGATCCATTTATTGATACATTGGAAGAGTCTTTACGTGAACGGTTCAAAACAACGGTGAAAATTAAGCATAACAAAGATAAAGGCAAAATTGAGCTCAACTACTACAGCAAACAAGATCTGGAGCGACTGTTGGAACTGTTGCAATAA
- a CDS encoding YjzC family protein, translating to MGERTEFEPGDKAPNDGEYTEVGEKSFHTEINNPKRITLQKGEAFPETSNQNRKWKKLTKARVH from the coding sequence ATGGGTGAAAGAACCGAGTTTGAACCAGGAGACAAAGCTCCAAACGATGGTGAGTACACCGAGGTTGGTGAGAAGAGCTTTCATACGGAGATTAACAATCCGAAACGGATAACCCTCCAAAAGGGTGAAGCTTTCCCTGAAACAAGCAATCAGAATCGCAAGTGGAAAAAGCTTACCAAAGCCCGCGTCCACTAA
- a CDS encoding ABC transporter ATP-binding protein — protein sequence MNTELLEVRNLTTSFRIEDDYYAAVDHVNLTVKKNEVLAIVGESGSGKSAFAFSIMGLHNKAKIDGEILYKGQDIANISPNKLNKLRGKEMGMIFQDPLSALNPLMLIGEQIEEILTLHQPKLSSKEKKDKVIDLLNQVGIPRPEQLYKQYPHELSGGMRQRVVIAIAIANKPELLIADEPTTALDVTIQLQILELIRELKSEINAGIILITHDLGVVAEMADRVAVMYAGEIVEIADIYTLMTDAKHPYTRSLLNSIPTISEEKSKLHVIQGIVPSLKNLPRQGCRFKARIPWISDSAHEENPQMHEIAPGHFVRCTCYQHFHFPDQAEEE from the coding sequence TTGAATACAGAGCTATTGGAAGTCAGAAATCTAACTACATCATTCAGAATTGAAGATGACTATTATGCAGCAGTTGATCACGTTAATCTTACGGTTAAAAAGAATGAAGTATTGGCTATTGTGGGAGAATCAGGATCAGGCAAAAGTGCCTTTGCTTTTTCAATTATGGGCCTGCATAACAAAGCCAAAATTGATGGTGAAATTCTGTACAAAGGGCAGGATATAGCGAATATATCTCCAAACAAGTTAAACAAACTCCGCGGTAAAGAGATGGGGATGATCTTTCAGGACCCACTTTCCGCATTAAATCCTCTGATGCTGATCGGTGAACAGATCGAAGAGATTCTGACACTGCATCAGCCCAAGCTATCTTCGAAAGAAAAGAAAGACAAAGTAATTGATTTACTCAATCAAGTAGGGATTCCGCGTCCCGAACAATTATACAAGCAGTATCCTCACGAACTATCGGGTGGTATGAGACAGAGAGTTGTTATCGCGATTGCGATTGCCAATAAACCTGAATTGCTGATTGCCGATGAACCAACGACAGCGCTTGACGTTACAATCCAACTACAAATTCTGGAGCTTATCCGCGAATTGAAGAGCGAGATTAACGCAGGAATCATCCTGATCACGCATGATCTGGGAGTCGTTGCCGAGATGGCTGATCGCGTGGCAGTTATGTATGCAGGTGAAATTGTTGAGATTGCCGATATCTATACTCTAATGACGGATGCCAAGCATCCATATACACGGTCTCTACTAAACTCTATTCCTACCATTTCTGAAGAAAAATCGAAGCTTCATGTCATTCAAGGCATTGTTCCTTCACTGAAAAACCTTCCTCGCCAAGGGTGCCGATTCAAGGCTCGAATTCCATGGATAAGTGATTCGGCTCATGAAGAAAACCCACAGATGCATGAAATTGCGCCAGGTCACTTTGTACGGTGTACCTGTTATCAGCACTTTCATTTCCCTGATCAAGCTGAGGAGGAATAA
- a CDS encoding ParA family protein, translating into MSKIMAVANQKGGVGKTTTSVNLGAGLASLGKRVLLVDIDPQGNTTSGVGINKADVANCIYDVIINEVPPQEAIVETQIEGLHIIPATIQLAGAEIELVSTISREVRLKKSLAMVKKNYDYILIDCPPSLGMLTINSLTASDSVIIPIQCEYYALEGLSQLLNTVRLVQKHLNTSLQIEGVLLTMFDARTNLGIQVIEEVKKYFQQKVYQTIIPRNVRLSEAPSHGQSIITYDPRSRGAEVYLELAKEVISYE; encoded by the coding sequence TTGTCTAAGATTATGGCCGTAGCAAATCAAAAGGGCGGTGTGGGGAAAACGACGACATCTGTTAACTTGGGTGCAGGACTGGCTTCGCTCGGGAAAAGGGTATTGCTTGTCGATATTGACCCCCAGGGGAATACAACCAGTGGAGTCGGAATCAACAAAGCAGATGTGGCCAATTGTATATATGATGTCATCATTAATGAAGTTCCCCCTCAGGAAGCGATTGTGGAAACTCAGATTGAAGGCCTTCATATCATACCTGCAACGATTCAGCTTGCCGGAGCCGAGATTGAACTGGTATCCACGATATCACGGGAAGTTCGCCTGAAAAAATCACTCGCCATGGTGAAAAAAAACTATGATTACATACTGATCGATTGTCCACCTTCTCTAGGCATGTTAACGATCAACTCGTTGACAGCTTCAGATTCGGTGATTATTCCGATTCAGTGTGAGTATTATGCGCTCGAAGGGTTGAGCCAATTGCTCAACACGGTACGTTTGGTGCAGAAACATCTGAATACATCCCTGCAGATTGAAGGGGTATTGCTGACGATGTTCGACGCTCGTACGAATCTGGGCATTCAAGTGATTGAAGAAGTGAAGAAGTATTTTCAACAAAAGGTGTATCAGACCATTATTCCGCGCAATGTGCGGCTTAGTGAGGCACCTTCTCATGGTCAGTCTATCATTACGTATGATCCTCGATCCCGAGGGGCTGAAGTTTATTTAGAGCTCGCAAAGGAAGTGATTTCTTATGAGTAA
- a CDS encoding DUF4446 family protein — MAELNELILEQLIWIIGGMALLLVILLIISIAQGAKLRKFKRKYEAMMAGSGVEDLESLLINLKIQMDSIEDEHTLQTDQLKTVMQKLTRIQGKVGVKRYNAYGELGSDLSFSMAMVNDSQDGMVLTGIYNRDGSYVYAKPLKGGESTYTLSPEEKEAITLAQQAE, encoded by the coding sequence ATGGCTGAATTAAATGAGCTGATTCTGGAACAGCTGATATGGATTATTGGCGGCATGGCATTACTTTTGGTGATTTTGCTTATCATAAGTATTGCTCAAGGCGCAAAGCTACGGAAGTTTAAACGGAAATATGAGGCCATGATGGCTGGCAGTGGAGTGGAAGATCTGGAGTCGCTGTTAATCAATCTGAAAATTCAGATGGACAGCATTGAGGATGAGCATACACTGCAAACGGATCAGTTAAAGACTGTCATGCAGAAGCTGACCCGCATCCAGGGTAAAGTGGGCGTGAAACGGTACAACGCTTATGGGGAGCTTGGCAGTGATCTGAGTTTCTCCATGGCGATGGTTAACGATAGCCAGGACGGTATGGTACTGACTGGTATCTATAATCGAGACGGTTCCTATGTATATGCTAAACCTCTTAAAGGGGGAGAGTCCACGTATACTCTTTCCCCTGAGGAAAAGGAAGCCATTACTCTGGCACAGCAAGCAGAGTAG
- a CDS encoding aminotransferase class V-fold PLP-dependent enzyme translates to MEGVIYLDHAATSWPKPPAVGEAMMQALDVAGANPGRGSHRMAVQASRVVFGARKALSTLLGVRNANDIALGSNTTEALNLAIQGWLREGDHAIATMAEHNSVRRPLEYMRRSRNVEVDYVPVNAAGEIDLVQFARLFRSNTRLVVCTHSSNLLGSILPIGEIALMCQKHQVTLLVDAAQSAGIIPVDVKQLGIDMLAFPGHKGLLGPQGTGGLYIAPELDVQPLLHGGTGSQSEAIEQPLVRPDRYEAGTPNTVGIAGLAAGVQHVLELTPEFIYKQEWDLTQHMMDGLSSVQGIRMLGPEIGQPRTGLLSFTVEGYDSAQLAFQLDRNYGIAVRSGFHCTPLAHESAGTTASGAVRASVGYSTSREDVDALIEAVIELTASKSV, encoded by the coding sequence GTGGAGGGAGTTATCTATCTGGATCATGCAGCGACATCTTGGCCTAAGCCACCTGCTGTCGGGGAAGCCATGATGCAGGCTCTGGATGTGGCAGGGGCCAACCCAGGCAGAGGAAGTCATCGGATGGCTGTACAGGCGAGCCGAGTTGTATTTGGTGCCAGAAAAGCGTTATCCACTCTTTTGGGTGTTCGTAATGCCAATGATATTGCACTGGGTTCTAATACCACAGAAGCTTTGAATCTAGCTATTCAAGGGTGGTTAAGAGAAGGCGATCACGCCATTGCTACGATGGCTGAACATAATTCAGTAAGACGGCCCTTGGAGTACATGCGCAGATCTCGTAATGTAGAGGTTGATTATGTGCCTGTTAATGCAGCCGGGGAGATCGATCTGGTCCAATTCGCACGCTTGTTTCGTTCCAATACAAGATTGGTTGTCTGCACGCATAGTTCGAACCTACTGGGGAGTATTCTGCCCATTGGTGAAATTGCACTGATGTGTCAAAAACACCAGGTGACTTTGCTTGTTGACGCTGCTCAAAGTGCTGGAATTATCCCTGTGGATGTGAAGCAGCTTGGCATCGATATGCTTGCCTTTCCCGGGCATAAAGGACTGTTGGGACCGCAGGGAACGGGTGGGCTGTACATCGCTCCTGAGCTGGATGTGCAACCATTGCTTCACGGAGGGACAGGAAGCCAATCAGAGGCGATTGAGCAGCCACTTGTTCGTCCTGATCGCTATGAGGCAGGTACGCCGAATACCGTGGGTATAGCAGGTCTAGCAGCCGGAGTGCAGCATGTGCTTGAACTGACGCCTGAATTCATATATAAACAGGAGTGGGATTTGACTCAGCATATGATGGATGGGTTATCATCAGTACAGGGGATTCGAATGCTTGGTCCTGAAATTGGACAGCCGCGCACCGGATTGTTATCCTTTACTGTTGAAGGATATGATTCGGCCCAACTCGCTTTTCAATTAGACCGAAATTATGGCATCGCTGTGCGTTCAGGTTTTCATTGCACACCACTTGCCCATGAGTCGGCTGGCACCACGGCAAGTGGGGCTGTCAGAGCGAGCGTGGGATATAGTACATCAAGAGAAGATGTAGATGCGTTGATCGAAGCAGTTATCGAATTAACAGCATCCAAATCTGTATGA